The genomic window TCTTGGGTATAAGCGATAATAGAAGGAGTAGTACGATCACCCTCAGAATTTTCTAGTACACGAGCCTTAGTACCGTCCATAATTGCTACGCAAGAATTGGTTGTACCTAAATCGATACCAATAATTTTACCCATCTAAACGTCTCCATTTATAATTAATAATTGATCAGGTTGCTAATCCATATAAAATAAATTTTATTATTTTTTAAACTGTCAATTATTTCAATTTTACTTTACGGTCAGCAACTACGGTAAAAATAAGATGGGGCCATCTAACTCAGCATCAAGGGGTAAATAGAAAAATTTATTTTTTATATGTAATTTAATTTATAATTATTTTATATTTTTATAATTTTAATTTATATAATAAAATATTATTAAACATTGTATATTAATTTTACTTTCTAATTTAAAAATATAAATTTATTATTTAATTAATGTATAATTTTTAATTGGTTTTAAAAATAAATTAAAATTAATATGAAAAAATTTATTTAAATTTTAATTTATTAAATATTTTATTATTTTTTTTATGATTAATTAAAATATATAATAAATTTTATTTTAATAAATATTTTAAAATTAAATATTATTTAATACATTTGATAAATATTATATAAAATTTAAATTTTATTAAAAATTATATTGATTTAAATTTATTATTTTATATATTTTAAATTAATAAATTATTATAATTTTAATATATATAATATTTTAATATTTAATAAATATAATAATATGTAAATGATTAATTTAATAATATTATTATTTTAATTTTATACATTTATAAAGATTATTAATTATTTAAATATAATTTTATATAATTAAATTATATAAAATTATATTTGTTTTTATTTAAAAACAAGGAAATATACTATGCTCACTTTACATAATAAAATTTCTATTAAAGAATTAAAAAAAAATATGTTAACTGAAAATACACCACGTATTACAATTTCGTTTTATAAATATTTTAACATTAATAATCCTAAAGAATTTAGAGATAAACTTTATATTCAATTAAATAATTTAGATATATTTGGTAGAATTTATATAGCAAAAGAAGGAATTAATGCACAAATAAGTATACCAAAATTTAATTTTACTTATTTTAAAAATATGTTATTTACTTCATATCCTGAATTAAATCAAATACGTTTAAATATAGGATTAGAAGATAATGGAAAATCTTTTTGGGTTTTATGTATAAAAGTACGTCATAGAATTATTTCTGATGGTATTAATGATAAAGATTTTAATCCTAAAAATGTAGGAAAATATATAAAAGCTAAACAAGTTAATCAAATGAGTGAATGTCCTAATACATTATTTGTAGATGTAAGAAATCATTATGAATATGAAATAGGTCATTTTAAAAATGCTATAGAAATACCTTCAAAAACATTTCGTGAACAGTTACCAATGATTCTTAAAATATTAAAAAATAAAAAAAATGAAAATATTGTAATATATTGTACTGGTGGTATTCGTTGTGAAAAAGCTAGTGCTTATATGAAATATAATAATTTTAAAAACGTCTATCAAATAGAAGGTGGTATTATTGAGTATGTTCATCAAGCCAAAAAACAGGGATTGCCTTTAAAATTTATAGGAAAAAATTTTGTATTTGATAAACGAATGGGAGAAAGGATTACTAATGATATTATAGCTCATTGTTATCAATGTGGTATATTATATGATACTCATACTAATTGTAAAAATCCAAATTGTCATTTATTGTTTATTCAATGTGAACAATGTAAAATTAAATTTCAAGGTTGTTGTAATAAAATTTGTCAAAAAAAGCTCTACCATAGGTAGAGCAATATAAAAAATATTCAAATAAATATAATATATTAAATTAAATATAACATTATATTTTTTAAATATTAAATATATTAATAAAATTAAATTAATAATTAAAAGAAATTTTTAATATATTTTTATTTAAAATTATTAATATAATTTTATTATTATGATAAATTATTATTATTACGATTATATTTTATAAAACGACGATTAGTATTTTCACGTCGTTCATTATTTAAAATATTTCGATTATTACGTCGAACATTGAATTGTATTTTATTATTTAATAATTTCATATTTATAGGTTTATTCATAATTCGAGTATTAGCACATTGTTTTAAAATTTCTATAGGTATATTTTTTTGTAATTCTATAGTAGAATAAGAAGAAAATAATTTTATATTACCAATATAATGACTACTGATATCACCTTCATTAATCATTGCACCAACAATATGACGAACTTCAATACCATCATTACGACCAATTTCAATTCTATAAACATGCATATTATTAGTATTACGTCGTTCACGATAATAATCATTATTTGAATTATTAAAATATATGTTACGTTTACGATCATTATTACGATCTTCACGATTGTTAAAAATTCGATTTTTACGTGATTTTAATATAGGATCTGGTTTAATAATTAATGGACGTTCACCTTGAGCCATTTTTAATAAAATAGTAGCTAAAATTTCTATATTTAATTTTTCTTTTAATTGTATTTTAGAAAGTAAAATTTTATATTTTTCTAAATCAGTACTTTTTAATTGTTCCTGAACTTTAGTAGAAAATTTAGCTAAACGACGTGAACTTAATAGTGAAATATTAGGTAATCCTACTTCTGATAAAGTTAATTTCATAGTACGTTCAATATTACGTAACATACGACGTTCTCGATTTTCTACAAATAATAATGCGCGACCTGTACGTCCTGCGCGACCTGTACGACCAATACGATGAACATAAGATTCTGAATCCATTGGCATGTCATAATTCACTACTAAACTAATTCGTTCAACATCTAAACCTCTCGCTGCTACATCAGTAGCAATTAAAATATCTAAACGTCCATTTTTTAATCGTTCAAGAGTTTGTTCACGTAAAGTTTGATTCATATCACCATTAAGAGCAGCACTATTATAACCACTATGCTCTAAAGCTTCAGCTACTTCTAATGTAGCATTTTTAGTGCGTACAAAAATAATTGCTGCATCGAAATCTTCTGCTTCTAAAAAACGTATTAAAGCTTCATTTTTACGTATACCATATACCATCCAATAACTTTGATTAATATCTGGACGTGTAGTAATATTAGATTTTATACGTATTTCTTGAGGATTTTTCATAAATCGACGAGTGATTCGATGAATAGCTTCTGGCATTGTAGCTGAAAATAATGCAGTTTGATGTTTAGCTGGAATTTTAGACATAATAGTTTCTACATCTTCAATAAATCCCATGCGTAACATTTCATCAGCTTCATCTAAAACTAAACCTTTTAAATTAGATAAATTTAATGTACCACGTTTTAAGTGATCTAATAAACGTCCTGGGGTACCTACTACAATTTGTGGTCCTTGACGTAAAGTTCGTAACTGCACATCATAACGTTGACCACCATAAAGAGCTAATACATTTATATTATTTATATATTTAGAAAAATTAGTCATAGCTTCAGCAACTTGCACTGCTAATTCACGAGTTGGAGTAAGTACTAAAATTTGCGGTATTTTTAAATGAGATTGTAAATTATGTAATAAAGGTAATGAAAATGCTGCAGTTTTTCCACTACCTGTTTGCGCCATACCTAATACATCACGACCTTTTAAAAGATGAGGGATACAACTTAATTGAATTGGTGATGGTTTTTTATAACCGAGATCAGTTAAAGCAGAAATTATTGGCTCAGATAAACCTAAATCAGAAAAAGAAATTTTAAACTCAATAGTCATGTATACATGCCTTATTAATAATGATAGCCAGTCTACATAACCTATTAAGAAAATTTTCAATTATTTTCATAGAAAATATGAACCGGCTTAAATTGATTTATAAATAAATAAAATTTAATTTGTTAAATAAATAATTTTATTTTATAATTAAAATTTATTTAATTTATAATTTATAATTTAAAATATAAAATAAATATTAATTTATTTAATTTTATTATTTAAATAAT from Serratia symbiotica includes these protein-coding regions:
- the yceA gene encoding UPF0176 protein YceA, partial (Shortened 3'-end; Intact Rhodanese-like domain), which encodes MLTLHNKISIKELKKNMLTENTPRITISFYKYFNINNPKEFRDKLYIQLNNLDIFGRIYIAKEGINAQISIPKFNFTYFKNMLFTSYPELNQIRLNIGLEDNGKSFWVLCIKVRHRIISDGINDKDFNPKNVGKYIKAKQVNQMSECPNTLFVDVRNHYEYEIGHFKNAIEIPSKTFREQLPMILKILKNKKNENIVIYCTGGIRCEKASAYMKYNNFKNVYQIEGGIIEYVHQAKKQGLPLKFIGKNFVFDKRMGERITNDIIAHCYQCGILYDTHTNCKNPNCHLLFIQCEQCKIKFQGCCNKICQKKLYHR
- the deaD gene encoding ATP-dependent RNA helicase DeaD (Shortened 3'-end; Intact DEAD, Helicase_C, DbpA domains; Missing DEADboxA family HMM; In Escherichia coli,it was proven that a C-terminally truncated CsdA protein (residues 1-443) had ATPase and helicase activities in vitro at 15 degrees C, albeit limited. For in vivo function, the C-terminal doamin is required, and the truncated version was only observed to enhace the growth of a csdA mutant at 25 degrees C but not at 15 degrees C); translation: MTIEFKISFSDLGLSEPIISALTDLGYKKPSPIQLSCIPHLLKGRDVLGMAQTGSGKTAAFSLPLLHNLQSHLKIPQILVLTPTRELAVQVAEAMTNFSKYINNINVLALYGGQRYDVQLRTLRQGPQIVVGTPGRLLDHLKRGTLNLSNLKGLVLDEADEMLRMGFIEDVETIMSKIPAKHQTALFSATMPEAIHRITRRFMKNPQEIRIKSNITTRPDINQSYWMVYGIRKNEALIRFLEAEDFDAAIIFVRTKNATLEVAEALEHSGYNSAALNGDMNQTLREQTLERLKNGRLDILIATDVAARGLDVERISLVVNYDMPMDSESYVHRIGRTGRAGRTGRALLFVENRERRMLRNIERTMKLTLSEVGLPNISLLSSRRLAKFSTKVQEQLKSTDLEKYKILLSKIQLKEKLNIEILATILLKMAQGERPLIIKPDPILKSRKNRIFNNREDRNNDRKRNIYFNNSNNDYYRERRNTNNMHVYRIEIGRNDGIEVRHIVGAMINEGDISSHYIGNIKLFSSYSTIELQKNIPIEILKQCANTRIMNKPINMKLLNNKIQFNVRRNNRNILNNERRENTNRRFIKYNRNNNNLS